The following proteins are encoded in a genomic region of Sneathiella marina:
- a CDS encoding nucleoside recognition domain-containing protein, whose product MNPLTTAPYFRSLCQRSLTTFWEIFRIMIPIMIALRLAETYGLIQWISPALRPVMAILNLPPEAAIVCLTSILAGLYGALATLPILIGHDLTAAQVTSLCAIMLIAHAIPVEQAIVRKAGGSFWGTTFLRLFAAGLAAFLIDVASKTTGFLSQPQPLDHLQEFARAEASHLDWALSNLMGMGLLFAILTGLLVMMDAFNRIGVTALINRLLAPIMRLSGLDRSVTSITTAGILLGLAYGGGLIIAHGNDPSISRKAKYYALCWLSLCHGLIEDVAIMVAIGGDFWVLFMGRIVLTFALVRTLMLWHQLFPKKQLAQS is encoded by the coding sequence ATGAACCCGTTAACGACAGCCCCGTATTTTCGCAGCCTTTGCCAGCGCAGCTTGACCACATTTTGGGAGATATTCCGTATCATGATCCCGATCATGATCGCCCTGCGCCTCGCGGAAACATATGGCCTTATCCAATGGATCAGCCCCGCCTTGCGCCCCGTGATGGCGATACTCAACCTCCCGCCGGAAGCGGCCATCGTCTGCCTGACCTCGATCCTGGCGGGGCTGTATGGCGCCCTCGCAACCTTGCCGATCCTGATCGGGCATGATCTGACCGCGGCGCAAGTCACCTCCCTGTGCGCCATTATGCTGATTGCCCATGCCATCCCGGTTGAGCAGGCGATTGTGCGTAAAGCAGGCGGCTCCTTTTGGGGCACAACATTCCTCCGCCTGTTCGCCGCCGGCCTCGCGGCATTCCTGATCGATGTTGCCAGCAAGACAACCGGCTTTCTGTCGCAGCCACAGCCGCTGGACCATTTACAGGAATTTGCCCGGGCCGAGGCAAGCCATCTGGACTGGGCCCTTTCCAACCTTATGGGCATGGGGCTGCTATTTGCGATCCTGACCGGGCTGCTGGTCATGATGGATGCCTTTAACCGGATCGGCGTGACCGCACTGATTAACCGCCTGCTTGCCCCGATCATGCGCCTGTCCGGGCTTGATCGCTCGGTCACCTCCATCACCACCGCCGGGATATTGCTCGGCCTGGCCTATGGCGGCGGGTTGATCATTGCGCACGGCAATGACCCGAGCATATCGCGCAAGGCAAAATACTACGCCTTGTGCTGGTTATCCCTGTGCCATGGATTGATAGAGGATGTGGCGATTATGGTCGCCATCGGCGGTGATTTCTGGGTGCTGTTCATGGGCCGCATCGTCCTCACCTTCGCCCTGGTTCGCACGCTAATGCTCTGGCATCAGTTATTCCCAAAAAAACAACTGGCCCAATCGTAA